In Anthonomus grandis grandis chromosome 6, icAntGran1.3, whole genome shotgun sequence, one DNA window encodes the following:
- the LOC126737552 gene encoding uncharacterized protein LOC126737552: MSAEELQVQLDQTNAQLRDVRDALANVIAGLRSHVRADTEASPAEFLFGTTLRMPGEFFLEGDFTPDPRTFIEEFREFMRLVRPVPVTHHHKRRAFVFKNLYECSHIFLRNVVAKALERTYSGPYKVVKRLSDRVFDIDINGKTKSVSVELLKPAYLMSEDLLADTLDSDPPLTTPSSLAGTQDSNGAGNSPVTSSSLAGTHDLDGPGDLPVPMVEKVLKTYARKKQCL; encoded by the exons ATGTCGGCTGAAGAGCTACAAGTGCAATTAGATCAAACTAATGCTCAACTACGTGATGTCAGGGACGCCCTGGCTAATGTTATTGCCG GGTTGCGCTCTCATGTTCGTGCTGACACCGAGGCATCGCCTGCCGAATTCTTGTTTGGCACAACACTTCGCATGCCTGGCGAATTCTTTCTTGAAGGGGATTTTACTCCTGATCCTCGCACATTCATTGAGGAGTTTCGTGAGTTTATGCGACTCGTCAGGCCTGTTCCAGTCACACATCACCACAAGAGGCGcgcgtttgtttttaaaaatttatacgaATGCTCCCATATTTTCTTACGTAATGTTGTTGCGAAGGCACTCGAACGAACTTATTCCGGACCTTACAAGGTTGTTAAAAGACTGTCCGATAGGGTGTTTGATATCGATATCAACGGGAAAACGAAAAGCGTCTCGGTTGAGCTACTTAAGCCGGCATATCTCATGTCTGAAGACTTGTTAGCTGATACACTTGATAGCGACCCTCCTTTAACCACCCCTTCGAGTCTAGCTGGAACCCAGGACTCGAATGGTGCTGGCAATTCGCCAGTCACCTCATCCAGTTTGGCTGGAACCCACGACTTGGACGGTCCTGGCGATTTGCCAGTACCAATGGttgaaaaggttttaaaaacttaCGCTCGTAAAAAGCAA TGTTTGTAA